One region of Flavobacterium sp. KACC 22763 genomic DNA includes:
- a CDS encoding DNA alkylation repair protein, translating to MEDIKRKGARSAKDIPAFVLEQLNKGEIETANLVEWLAVNQTTLLGNLLKESNRIQYLEPILTDIRNLKKQTVNTINETIGTGILTESILNNDSDILSIMARHKSDVVRCWFAYTIGKNQELKIKAILKEIQFLSADKHFGVREISWLAIRSNIINNLEESLEILLEWTFNEDENIRRFATEATRPRGVWCEHIQKLKQEPELALKILDSLKSDPSKYVQDSVGNWLNDASKTRPDFVKDLCEKWEKQSPTKETLYIIKKALRTIKK from the coding sequence ATGGAAGATATAAAACGTAAAGGAGCTAGATCGGCAAAAGATATTCCTGCTTTTGTTTTAGAACAGCTCAATAAAGGAGAAATTGAAACTGCTAATCTGGTAGAATGGCTTGCTGTGAATCAAACGACGCTTTTAGGGAATCTATTGAAAGAAAGTAATCGAATTCAATATTTGGAACCTATTTTGACAGATATCAGAAATTTGAAAAAACAAACAGTCAACACCATAAATGAAACAATTGGAACAGGAATATTGACAGAATCAATTCTTAATAATGATTCTGATATACTTTCAATAATGGCGAGACACAAATCGGATGTAGTGAGATGCTGGTTTGCTTATACAATTGGAAAAAATCAAGAGCTTAAAATTAAAGCAATTTTAAAGGAAATACAGTTTCTATCAGCCGATAAGCATTTTGGTGTCAGAGAAATTTCATGGTTAGCAATTCGATCTAATATTATAAACAATTTAGAAGAAAGCCTTGAAATTTTATTGGAATGGACTTTTAATGAAGATGAGAATATAAGACGTTTTGCGACCGAAGCGACCAGACCAAGAGGAGTTTGGTGCGAGCATATACAAAAACTAAAACAAGAACCAGAATTGGCTTTAAAAATTCTAGATTCTTTAAAAAGTGATCCTTCAAAATATGTGCAAGACAGTGTTGGAAATTGGCTAAATGATGCCAGTAAAACAAGACCAGATTTTGTAAAAGATTTATGTGAAAAATGGGAGAAACAAAGTCCAACAAAAGAAACACTTTATATCATTAAAAAAGCGCTCAGAACAATAAAAAAATAA